ATATTGATTGTCATCAGCGGAACTGCCACCATTAAAGGCGACGCCACATTGGATCTTCGCAAGGGACAATCTGTATTTACTGTTTACGGCGCGTCTTATGAGATAAGTACAGATGGAGAGGTTGAAATATATAAGGCAAGTAATTAATTAGGAATATAGAAAGAAGAATTAAGAAAATGCGGCGGAGATAGTAAACGCGAATATTGAATTCGCTACTATCTCCGCCGCATTTTCTTAATTCTTCTTTCTATATGCTTAAATTATTTTTATCACCGTTTTCCCCTTCCCTTTTCCCTGCCGGCTCAGTGCGATGGCGGCGGGAGCATCTTCCAGGCGGATTGTATTTTCCAGGGGAACGATCAGGTCTCCGCGGTCGATGATAAGAGATATGGTATCCAGAGAAGCAGCACTGCCGCGTGTTTCAAAGTTACCCCCCCGGATGTTTTTGGATTGGAGATCCTCATCTTTCGCTACAAATTGGGTAGTGAATGCCGCACCGCCGATTTGAACGAGTGTAAGATTGGCGGCGAAGGTATCGGCGTTGCCGACCAGGTCCATCAGGGCATCTATACCACCGGGATATTTAGCGCTGACCTGATCAATCAGCGGCGCTTCCTTGTAGTTAATGGTAACTGTGGCACCCAGCTTTTTCATTCTCTCTGCGGCAGCAGCATCGGATACCGTGGCAATTACTTCCAGCCCCTGCGCAGCGGCCAGTTGCACGGCAAAAGAGCCCACACCGCCAGTGGCGCCGTTGATCAGCAGGGTGTCGCCCTTGTCCAGGTCCAATTTATCCAGTAATTGCTGGGCGGTCATGCCAGCTGTAGGAACAGCGGCTGCTTCTACAGCCGACAGTGACACCGGCGCTTTTGTAATTCCTGACTTTTCTGGTACAATAGCATATTCTGCATAAGACCCTTCACCGATGGGAGAATGAATGAATTGCCCGTATACCCTGTCGCCTGCTTTAAAGCGGGTAACGCCCTCTCCTACTTCTTCTACGGTACCAGCACCATCCACTCCCATTATCAGCGGGAACTGGTGCGCTGTTTTTCCATCGTTCATAATCCCATCGATCATTTTCCAATCGAACGGATTCATTCCGGCTGCTGCTACTTTAATCAATACAGTGCCTGGTCTTACTACCGGTTTGGGCAGATCCATCAATACCGGAGTGTCTTTGAATTGCGATACGGCAACGGCTTTCATAATATTTGTTTTTATATCAGGATATATTACAACCTCGGATCAACCGGCTCACTTTCCAGTGCTAAAATACCGAATACGTATTGATGTACCGCCTGAAGTGGCTCTTTATTTACGAATCGTTCCAGCGCTTCCAATCCCAGCGCGAATTCTCTCAATGCCAGGGAACGCTTGCCTGATAATTTACGACTGCGCAGTCTGACCAGATTTCCTGGGGTATCATATTCCGGGCCATAAATAATGCGCAGGTATTCTTTACCACGGATCTTTATGGCTGGCTGGATCAATCCTTTTGCATCTTTTGTCAGAAAAGTCCACGGCTTGATTACCATCCCTTCTCCACCGGTAGCCGTAAGGCTTTCCCACCAGTGGATGGCTGTTTGTTCACTGGCTGCATTACCAATTTCCACGATCCGGAAAGGCGTAGCCATCAGGAATTGTTCGTCGCCTGCGCAGATCTTTGCGATAGTATTCATGTGCCACTCGTGATCCTGATGGAACCAGGTTTTACCTTCGGTGGCCAGGATATGAAATGGCGCCAGCTTATAATCGTCCAGCGATTGTACCGGCCAGCAGTATTCCTGGTAGGCCTTTATGTAGCTGTTGGTTTGTTCCAGGCGACGGGTATATTGTTCCAGCAGCGCCTGTGCAGGTACATTGCCGGTTACGGCCTGTTCCAGCGCAGTCACCACATCGGGCAGGGCGTGGCTTGCCGCACTGCCCACGGCAGCGTACTGCTGCTGCAGCAAAGCCTGGGCTTTGGCGCTCCAGGGCATCAGCTCCGCATCGAGGCATACCCAGTCGGTTTCAAAGGTATCGTAGAAACCCGTGTTGATCAGGGCCGCATTGACGCGGGCAATAAAGGCCTGTTCCATTGCTTTGTCAGTGAAAAAGCTACGGCCTGTTCTCGTATATACGACACCGTTACCTTCGTTCGTAACGCCGAAATGCTTTGTGGCGGCCTGTTCATCTTTACAAACAATTACTACGGCGCGGGAGCCCATATGCTTTTCTTCACAAACAACCTTCGTTACTCCTGCTTCCCGATAATACTGAATGCCTTCGGCGGGATGTTCCAGCATGTTTTCTTCCTGGCTTGTTTCAGCCGGCGACATCGTGGGAGGCAGATAGATCAGCCACCTCGGGTTGATGGCAAACCGGCTCATGGCTTCGAGCGCCGCCGCACTGTTTTCTTCCCTTATTGTAACGCTGTGGCTATAGCGGGTTTGCAGGATCTGGCGCCCTGTAAAGTTTGCTATATCCAGTACGTCATCGTACTGTTGTTGTGCACTGAGCGGACTTGACGCGTTATAGCCGATTGGCCGGGCCGGCGCTGCATATTGCTCCAGCGCAGGCACCGATACCAGCACCCGCTCTGGATATTGTAAAGCCGTCAGCGAAGCGCCGAATACGCAACCGGTATCAATGTCTATCGTATTGTTTAGCCATTGCGCTTCTGGTACCGGCGTATGGCCGTAAACCACCATTGCGCGGCCGTTGTATTCCAATGCCCAGTTGTAGCGGACGGGCAGGCCAAATTCATCTGTTTCTCCGGTAGTTTCTCCATATAAACAGAACTCTCTGACAGCACCGGAGCCGCGGCCGTGCATGCTCTCTTTCAAGCCGGCATGGGCTACTACCAGCTTGCCATCGTCCAACACGTAGTGGCTGACCAGCCCATCTATGAATTTCTTCACTGTTTCCAGGAACTCCGGGGGTTCACTCATCAGCTGCGTGACCGTTTGTTCGAGGCCATGCCTGAGCTGCACATTTTTGCCGTTCAGGTACCGAAGCAATTTGATATCGTGATTGCCTGGAACGCAGAAGCCCTGCCCCTTCCCTACTATATCCATCACGAGGCGCAATACCTGTGGCGATTTTGGTCCGCGATCTACCAGGTCGCCCAGGAAGAGAGGTTTGCGGAAAATCGTTTGTCCGTTATCGTTAGTCACCGCCGGAGCGCTGAGCAGGGTGTAATGCTGCCTGTCTACTTCATACTCTAATTTCTCCAACAGGTTACATAGCTCATCGTAGCAGCCATGTACATCTCCGATGATATCGAATGGCCCGTGCTCGTCTTTCTTATTGTTATATAAGGCAGTGCGTTTAATACTTTCCAGCTGATCCACTTCTTCCTGTGAGCGCAGTTCAAAGATGTGGCGGAAGCCTTCGTCCTTCAGCCCCCGCAGGCCACGTTTGAGCTGACTGAGCTGCTGCGGTATTACATGTCTTCCAAAATTACGATCACTACGCTGGTCATTTCTGTCCTGGCAGAGCCGCTCCGGCAGATTCAGCACAATGGCCACCGGCAGCACATGATATTCCCTTGCCAGGCGGATCCAGTCCCTACGCGCTTCTTCCTGCACATTGGTAGCATCTATCACCGTGAGTTTGCCCAGCTTCAACCGCTTGGCGGCGATAAAGCGAACCAGCTCAAAGGCATCCGGCGACACTAATTGATTATTGTCGTCGTCGCTGATCAAACCACGACAGGTATCTGATGAAATAATTTCTGTGGGTTTAAAAAACTTCCTGGCAAATGTTGATTTGCCTGCACCGGACGGGCCGATCAAAACGACCAGCGACAGCTCCGGTATAGTGATATTTGATAGTTTAGTATTTCTGCGAGCCATAAAACTCTTCTCGTATTCTTATCAGCAGTGATGCAGTCAGTTCAGCATCCGGTTGTTCCGGAAGATCTGATGCAGCATACAGCTGTTCCATGTT
The genomic region above belongs to Chitinophaga sp. 180180018-3 and contains:
- a CDS encoding NADP-dependent oxidoreductase, yielding MKAVAVSQFKDTPVLMDLPKPVVRPGTVLIKVAAAGMNPFDWKMIDGIMNDGKTAHQFPLIMGVDGAGTVEEVGEGVTRFKAGDRVYGQFIHSPIGEGSYAEYAIVPEKSGITKAPVSLSAVEAAAVPTAGMTAQQLLDKLDLDKGDTLLINGATGGVGSFAVQLAAAQGLEVIATVSDAAAAERMKKLGATVTINYKEAPLIDQVSAKYPGGIDALMDLVGNADTFAANLTLVQIGGAAFTTQFVAKDEDLQSKNIRGGNFETRGSAASLDTISLIIDRGDLIVPLENTIRLEDAPAAIALSRQGKGKGKTVIKII
- a CDS encoding polynucleotide kinase-phosphatase, whose translation is MARRNTKLSNITIPELSLVVLIGPSGAGKSTFARKFFKPTEIISSDTCRGLISDDDNNQLVSPDAFELVRFIAAKRLKLGKLTVIDATNVQEEARRDWIRLAREYHVLPVAIVLNLPERLCQDRNDQRSDRNFGRHVIPQQLSQLKRGLRGLKDEGFRHIFELRSQEEVDQLESIKRTALYNNKKDEHGPFDIIGDVHGCYDELCNLLEKLEYEVDRQHYTLLSAPAVTNDNGQTIFRKPLFLGDLVDRGPKSPQVLRLVMDIVGKGQGFCVPGNHDIKLLRYLNGKNVQLRHGLEQTVTQLMSEPPEFLETVKKFIDGLVSHYVLDDGKLVVAHAGLKESMHGRGSGAVREFCLYGETTGETDEFGLPVRYNWALEYNGRAMVVYGHTPVPEAQWLNNTIDIDTGCVFGASLTALQYPERVLVSVPALEQYAAPARPIGYNASSPLSAQQQYDDVLDIANFTGRQILQTRYSHSVTIREENSAAALEAMSRFAINPRWLIYLPPTMSPAETSQEENMLEHPAEGIQYYREAGVTKVVCEEKHMGSRAVVIVCKDEQAATKHFGVTNEGNGVVYTRTGRSFFTDKAMEQAFIARVNAALINTGFYDTFETDWVCLDAELMPWSAKAQALLQQQYAAVGSAASHALPDVVTALEQAVTGNVPAQALLEQYTRRLEQTNSYIKAYQEYCWPVQSLDDYKLAPFHILATEGKTWFHQDHEWHMNTIAKICAGDEQFLMATPFRIVEIGNAASEQTAIHWWESLTATGGEGMVIKPWTFLTKDAKGLIQPAIKIRGKEYLRIIYGPEYDTPGNLVRLRSRKLSGKRSLALREFALGLEALERFVNKEPLQAVHQYVFGILALESEPVDPRL